In Peromyscus eremicus chromosome 2, PerEre_H2_v1, whole genome shotgun sequence, a single genomic region encodes these proteins:
- the Clta gene encoding clathrin light chain A isoform X1, with the protein MAELDPFGAPAGAPGGPALGNGVAGAGEEDPAAAFLAQQESEIAGIENDEAFAILDGGAPGPQAHGEPPGGPDAVDGVMNGEYYQESNGPTDSYAAISEVDRLQSEPESIRKWREEQTERLEALDANSRKQEAEWKEKAIKELEEWYARQDEQLQKTKANNRAAEEAFVNDIDESSPGTEWERVARLCDFNPKSSKQAKDVSRMRSVLISLKQAPLVH; encoded by the exons ATGGCTGAGCTGGATCCATTCGGCGCTCCCGCCGGTGCTCCCGGTGGCCCCGCGCTGGGGAACGGGGTGGCGGGCGCCGGCGAGGAAGACCCGGCCGCGGCCTTCTTGGCGCAGCAGGAGAGTGAGATTGCGGGCATCGAGAACGACGAGGCCTTCGCCATCCTGGACGGCGGCGCCCCCGGGCCGCAGGCGCACGGCGAGCCGCCGGGGGGTCCGG ATGCTGTTGATGGAGTGATGAACGGTGAATATTACCAG GAGAGCAATGGTCCAACAGACAGTTATGCAGCCATTTCAGAAGTGGATCGATTGCAGTCAGAGCCTGAAAGTATCCGTAAATGGAGAGAAGAGCAGACGGAGCGCTTGGAGGCCCTTG ATGCCAATTCTCGAAAGCAAGAAGCAGAGTGGAAAGAGAAAGCAATAAAAGAGCTGGAAGAATGGTATGCGAGACAGGATGAGCagctacagaaaacaaaagcaaacaacag GGCAGCAGAAGAAGCCTTTGTAAACGACATCGATGAGTCATCCCCGGGCACTGAATGGGAGCGGGTGGCCCGCCTGTGTGACTTTAACCCCAAGTCCAGCAAACAGGCCAAAGATGTCTCTCGCATGCGCTCAGTCCTCATCTCCCTGAAGCAGGCCCCCCTGGTGCATTGA
- the Clta gene encoding clathrin light chain A isoform X2 has translation MNGEYYQESNGPTDSYAAISEVDRLQSEPESIRKWREEQTERLEALDANSRKQEAEWKEKAIKELEEWYARQDEQLQKTKANNRAAEEAFVNDIDESSPGTEWERVARLCDFNPKSSKQAKDVSRMRSVLISLKQAPLVH, from the exons ATGAACGGTGAATATTACCAG GAGAGCAATGGTCCAACAGACAGTTATGCAGCCATTTCAGAAGTGGATCGATTGCAGTCAGAGCCTGAAAGTATCCGTAAATGGAGAGAAGAGCAGACGGAGCGCTTGGAGGCCCTTG ATGCCAATTCTCGAAAGCAAGAAGCAGAGTGGAAAGAGAAAGCAATAAAAGAGCTGGAAGAATGGTATGCGAGACAGGATGAGCagctacagaaaacaaaagcaaacaacag GGCAGCAGAAGAAGCCTTTGTAAACGACATCGATGAGTCATCCCCGGGCACTGAATGGGAGCGGGTGGCCCGCCTGTGTGACTTTAACCCCAAGTCCAGCAAACAGGCCAAAGATGTCTCTCGCATGCGCTCAGTCCTCATCTCCCTGAAGCAGGCCCCCCTGGTGCATTGA